The region TGTGGGATTGATCTTCATTGGCTTTCTTTTATTCCTGTGTTCTTTGGTTCCTTAACTTTTTGGATGTAGttcttattttgcattttatctgTTGTTTGAATGTCTTATCAGCTCCTTTCTTAGGTGCTGGCTTAATACTTCtgagatttagttttatttgccTCTTACCTCATGGTTAAGATCATGGATTGAATTTGGGAGTGGTGGACATATCTGGGATCCTAGCATTGGGCAAATCACTTTTTCCTTGAACCTGTTTCCTAACTTATAAAGTGGGAATGAGAACAGTGACATTCCCTTTagaaattttaccttttttttaatgtgtatgagtgttttgactgcatgtgtcCATTTGTACGGTGTGTGTTCCTGATGCCTGTAGAGAACAGAAAGTTCTAGATCCCCGAgaactgtgagctaccatgtgagaaCTGGGacttgaactgctgagccatctctccagactaaTAGTGACTAGCTTAGTGAGAATTAAACATGCCAGAGAGTAATAGTTCATGGATGGGGTTAAGAGGAACTTTTGGAACTTCCTTGTCTCCATGGCTCTAGTTCACCatcctattcattctctctcgTATTCCTTGCAGAAGAAAGACAGTCACTGCCTGGGACACAGCCATTGCACCCCTGGATGGTGAAGAGCTCATTGTGGAAGTCCTAGAAGATGTGCCACTGACCATGCACAATTTTGTAAGTGCAACAGGGGTGGTGGGGGAGGCCACAGTGTTGACAGGGAGGGCCCTCAGTCAGGCCTGAACTTACCCTGCTTTGTGGCTGCAGGTACGGAAGACATTCTTCAGCTTGGCCTTTTGTGACTTCTGCCTTAAGTTTCTGTTCCATGGCTTCCGCTGCCAAACCTGTGGCTACAAGTTCCACCAGCATTGTTCCTCCAAGGTCCCCACAGTTTGCGTTGACATGAGTACCAACTGCCGACAGTAAGCCTAGCCTGGGGTAGCTTGAGGGATGGGGAGGATAGAAGCCCAGGTACAAGGGCTTATGGACAGCGGACCTACACTCACAGCCTTTCTGTTTTACACCTTTATGTCCGTAAGGTTCTACCACAGCATCCAAGATTTGTCTGGAAGCTCCAGGCAGCAAGAGGTTCCCTCAAATATCTCTGTGAATGAGCTGCTAACCCCCCAGGGTCCAAGGTAGGGATGTCTTATTTGAAAGGGTGGGGGCCAGTGAGAAAAGGATCAGAGGATCCTGATAGATCatacttttattcatttgtttgcttcataactatttattgagcacttacaaGTCTGAGTAAGGCATGGAACTATGGAACTATTGGTAAGGCACCCAGTCACATTGGGTTTCAGTTTTTTTCAATTGGGAAAAGGGGAATGATACTTCACCACAGTGGGTTCTAAAGAGGATTAAGAGTTGATATATGCGCAGTGCTTTGAGCAAGATCTGGTACAGAGTAAATAACAAttcttattaattacaaatatgtgtgtgtgtgtgtctatacatcTAACTAGTTTGTTCATTTCTTCCAGTATAACCACATTCAAGTCTATTCTCTGAAATATGTATTAATGCATCAGAAAgcacttttcttttatttctcgtATGTTCGATAGAATGATACCTGAtagttttatataatacataaaaagtaagattaatgtattattattattgttatttgtagTCATGTGTGTTGATTACCCATGAATTTAATCTCAGGATggtaaaaggaacagaaaaatgtTTTTGTATAAGGTGTGGTAATTCATGGGATATAGAGGCAAGAGAATAAATAGTTCGAGGCCATCCTCTACTAATTAGCAGGTTCAAGgctagcaagttcaaggccagcttgagttacatgagactgtctcaaaacagcaaaaaaaaattttgtaaCATGAAATATGTGTattctttatattatatgtaCAAGATGCATTGCATAATATGCTAATATATATTTAGACATTGCCATTTTAATATAGgtaatgtatattataaaataaatatttgaaaaatacatgTCATTATGATATGTAATAAAAAATCATATCTTACCCTTTCTCCAGCTATCTTTGTCCTTCATTGTCCTTCTTTTAGACCTCTTCCCCAATGTCACTCCTGACTCCCTCAGGGACACTTTCTACttccttactttattttattttctcctttgtctaTCACTATATATTAtcactatatataaatattatatatatttttaattcttgtaCCTCTACTAGAATAACCCTACAAGAGCAAGGGCTTCTTCTTTATGGTATCCACAGTTTGATCTTCTCAGTTTAGAGTGGAATCTGGCCCATAGGAGGCACTCAGTAAATGTTTCTTGAACTGGTATGACCGATAGACGTGTAAATTTATGAGCTAAATGCACATTCATGGTGGTACGGTtgggctttctttgctttctgcttccttttgcaTTGATTTCACAGCTTTTTATCTGTCAGCCCTTACACCCAGCCCTGTGACCTGGAGCACTTCTCCTTCCCTGCCCCTGCCAATCCCCCACTGCAGCGCATCCGCTCCACATCTACTCCTAACGTCCACATGGTCAGCACCACAGCTCCCATGGACTCCAGCCTCATGCAGGTGGGTGCCACGGAGACAATGGTGGGGAGCAACGGAGCATTGCCCTGAGCCATTACTGTTGCCACATCCTCACTTTGACTACTGCTCTCACCTCTTTCCAGTTCACTGCTCAGAGCTTCAGCACCGATGGTGAGAGAACTCCCTACCCCTTGCTGTACCCTGAACTCTCTCTGCTCCACTGCCCCACTTGACTTCACTCATAATATTCTGTACAACCACAGCTGCTGGTAGAAGTGGTGATGGAGCTCCCCGGGGTAGCCCTAGCCCAGCTAGTGTGTCCTCAGGGAGGAAATCCCCACATTCCAAGTCACCTTCAGAGCAGCGAGAGCGGAAGTCCTTggcagatgaaaagaaaaaagtggtatGCCATAGGAAATCCTTGGGGGCCACCACAGTCTAAGTGCCATGATTGAGGGTTGTGGGTAGGTCCCTCTGATGCTACCTGTCTGACCCACAGAAAAACCTTGGGTACCGGGACTCAGGCTATTACTGGGAGGTGCCACCCAGTGAGGTACAGCTGTTGAAGAGGATTGGGACAGGCTCTTTTGGCACTGTGTTTCGGGGTCGTTGGCATGGTGATGTAGCTGTGAAAGTGCTCAAGGTGGCCCAACCTACTGCTGAACAGGCCCAGGCCTTCAAGAATGAGATGCAAGTGCTCAGGTGAGgttgctatgtgtgtgtgggggatggGATAGTGGCAGGCGGTGTTTAGTGTTTCTGTGGGAAAAAGCCATGCTGGGGTACTTTATCCGTGTCTGTACACTTGTGCGATGTTGGTTTCTCTCTGAGCTGTCCCTCTCCCTTCTGAGCAATGGACCTTTTCAGAGAACCTGTGGTGATAATGATGTTTCTTTGGATTAACATTGTTATTTACTGCCTATGAACTGGGGCTGACCATAGGCAATTTTCATGATCATTAATTCATGAAGAAGATTTTatgtaattctagctccaagaATGCTCACATCCTTCCTATCTTTTTGCCGAAACATTCATGCTAATTACTTTATTGTGTAGTGGGCTTGTTGTTAATTATAATAATGCTTTGATACAAAGAACAATATTGTTAATTATAATCATAGTCATAGTTCAACTGTTTAGTTATTATAAATTCTGTAATTAAGGTATAATCAACACTATATATAATTTATCCACACTGAGGAACCCAAGGTGGCACCCTTTTAGCCACTACAGTTATTATGTAACATAGTACTGTGTGCCTCTATTTTATATAAGCAAGACTgtatagttggtttttttttgtgtgtgtgtgtgtgcgtgtgtatgtgtgtgtagctcaGGGCTTCCCCATACTAAACATAATGTTCTACTGGTGAGCTGTATTTCTTGCCATCATGAATGTATACTTTCTGACAATCCTGAGGATGCTTACATGGGCTTTCCCCCAAATGGATGTCACAATAAGAAAACTTTTACTTTCATCTCATCTTATCTCTGTAAATTTTGATGATTTGAATATGCAATAATTTGCACTCTATGTTTTATTCATTGACTTATCACTATTAAGGATCTTTGGGCTGGTAAGGTGACTCAAGTACCAAGCTTGacaaccagagttcagtccctgggacatataaggtggaaggagagaactgactcttggaAGCTGCACACTTTTATCCACACTGAGGAACCCAAGGTGGCACCCTTTTAGCCACTACAGTTATTATGTAACATAGTAACATAGTAGCAAACATGCTCTGTATACACAGATATAGACATGAAAAAAGGAATCttcagctggggagatggctcggtcggtaaagtgcttgccatgtaagcacTTGAGTTTGGATTccaaacactcacataaaaagtaaaaagctaggtgcagtagtggtgcacacctataatcctagtacttggaaggaAGAGACCAAAGGGGATCACTGGGGCTGCCAGTCTAGCCAATTACTGAagtctaggttcagtgagagattctatctcaaaatatGAGATGGAGAGCAATCAAGGGAGACACCCCAAATCAGCCTCTCTcctccacacccatgcacatgcacaggtGAATGCACAATCATGTATGTATACCAGTTACAAAACAAtatggagagtgattgaggaataTACctgacctttacacacacacacacacacacacacacacacacacacacacacacacacaaaagggttCCCATGTTAAACTGGGTAGGATAGTGCATGCCTGGAATCTCAGCTCttaggaggttgaagcaggaggatcaacagTTTGAGACTGAGTTGGGTTGGTAACTCAGTAAAGTACTTACCATTTAAGCatcaagacctgagtttgagctctaGCACACATGTAAAAGGCCAGGTATGGCAGCACAGGGTTACAGTCTCAGCAGtagagaagagagatgggggatCCCAGGGACTCATCAGCTAGCCAGTCCAGACTAATTGTCAAGCCCTAGGTCCCAGTGAAAAATCTCAGCCTCATAAAGCAAGGtgataaaataagtaaacaaagtgAACAGTTCCTGAAAATGACACCCtaggttgttctctggcctccacatgcatgtgcacacatatgcactgaCACGTCCATATGTACctgcatatatacaaatatacagaaTGTTCAAACAGTCCCAAGATAAGtgatgaaaccttgtctcaaaaaagttgtgttttgttttgtttttccatctgtttagctgtgtgtttttgtgtggtaGTACATGATCATACTCCTAGCACTTACTAGACTGAGTCATGAGAATCAggaatttgaagctagcctgagaTACATCAAACCCCATTTCAAAACCCAAAAACAACCCTTGTGTTGcagaactcagtggtagagcatgtgcttagcataTGAAGGGCTCCGGGTTCCATCTCAGGTATCAAAACAAGAAGGGACTGTCCTGGTGCTCTGTTGTCTTCTGTGATCTAAGTATCATTTGTGTATTCTAACAAtggttaatatttatataaaagaatgtGGGTTTTCACATAAACTGTGACAACAGGATTTGTACATGACAGTTTATGTGAGGTAGACTCAGGTACCCAGAAACAAACTGGAATTTTTAGGGTTCACTGTTCATTCAGCTCAGTTTTAAGGACTGTACAGGTCATTTCCTCACCCTTTGTGACATTCTTCTAAAGCAGCTGTTGTAATGATAACAGTTGTATAGTTTGGGAACAAGAGGACCAAAGAGGTTAGAGGTCTTCTTGAAGGTTGTACAGTGAATAACTGGTAAAGGttgaaactgaacttgggttatAACATGGTTCCAGATTACAGATTCTTTACCTCTAAGCCTCTCAAAGTGATTAATAGACCTATCATCCTCCCATATCACAATGCCTCCATGTCTTGACCCTGTATTTATCAGTATTAATAAAGAAGGTCGGCCTCCCATTTTGTCATCTGTAAAATAGccactgctgggtgtggtggctcatgcccatGATCCCAGTGCTTGTGAGGTtggggcaggaagattgctgagagtttgaggcctgccCAGGCTACTTAGTGAACTCTAGGCCAGCTGGTATTAcagcatgagaccctgtttcaaaaacagaataaaataataaaataaaatagaattttgttGAGGAAGGTCAGGACATCCAAATCCTCCCAGCCCTCAGTAGAGAATCAGTCCACCAAGTCTCACAAACTAGGATCTAACAACATTCTGACCCTGAGCACCCTTAAAGACAAGGTAAAGTTAATGACAGAGAAAGCAACTGCCattgcttttcctgttgctgAGTAAATACATGACACTTGTTCTATTTCCTGACCCCTTTCCCCAACCTATCCTCCTTGCCTACAGGAAGACACGACATGTCAACATTTTGCTGTTCATGGGTTTTATGACCCGGCCGGGGTTCGCTATCATCACGCAATGGTGTGAGGGTTCCAGCCTATACCACCACCTACATGTGGCTGACACGCGCTTTGACATGGTCCAGCTCATTGATGTGGCCCGACAGACTGCCCAGGGCATGGAGTGAGACTCACATCCTAAGAGggtgggagaaaagggagggagagatgaagtAGTCTCTGGCCAATTCACTACCCACTTCCATCTCCACAGCTACCTCCACGCCAAGAACATCATCCACCGAGATCTCAAGTCAAACAGTATCTACCTGTCCTTCCTGGGACTGGGGTGGGTATTAATCAGGGTGAAATAGTTTAGAGAGAGAGTTATTGGAGTAAGATTCTGGAGGTGAAAAGGGAAGGACTTGTATCCCATGGTTTCTTGCCAGGTAGCAGAGATTATGGCTGGTGAAGGGCCTTTAAATGAAGGACCTTTATTTAGGAGATGGTTGGTTCGCATACTGTTGGGTCAGGATATGAGATGTAGCAGTTGTAGAGGACATTATAGGGAGCTTATGGTCACTGTCTCAGGCATGACAGCTTTATGTGTTGCCCAAGGGGCTTCTTGGTCTTGACTCACAATGGGACTAAGTGGGGTCCCATTAATTGTGGGTAGTTAGTATGAAATGGAGTGGAGTTCTGAGAACCTCCCAGTCAAGGTAAGAGGCATTAACTATTGGGATTCCCTGTAATGGTCCTTGACCTTGCTGGATATCTTCCTACATGAGGGGCTCACAGTCAAGATTGGTGACTTCGGCCTGGCCACGGTGAAGACACGGTGGAGCGGGGCCCAGCCCTTAGAGCAGCCCTCAGGG is a window of Arvicola amphibius chromosome X, mArvAmp1.2, whole genome shotgun sequence DNA encoding:
- the Araf gene encoding serine/threonine-protein kinase A-Raf isoform X2, which translates into the protein MEPPRGPTASGAEPARAVGTVKVYLPNKQRTVVTVRDGMSVYDSLDKALKVRGLNQDCCVVYRLIKGRKTVTAWDTAIAPLDGEELIVEVLEDVPLTMHNFVRKTFFSLAFCDFCLKFLFHGFRCQTCGYKFHQHCSSKVPTVCVDMSTNCRQFYHSIQDLSGSSRQQEVPSNISVNELLTPQGPSFLSVSPYTQPCDLEHFSFPAPANPPLQRIRSTSTPNVHMVSTTAPMDSSLMQFTAQSFSTDAAGRSGDGAPRGSPSPASVSSGRKSPHSKSPSEQRERKSLADEKKKVKNLGYRDSGYYWEVPPSEVQLLKRIGTGSFGTVFRGRWHGDVAVKVLKVAQPTAEQAQAFKNEMQVLRKTRHVNILLFMGFMTRPGFAIITQWCEGSSLYHHLHVADTRFDMVQLIDVARQTAQGMDYLHAKNIIHRDLKSNNIFLHEGLTVKIGDFGLATVKTRWSGAQPLEQPSGSVLWMAAEVIRMQDPNPYSFQSDVYAYGVVLYELMTGSLPYSHIGSRDQIIFMVGRGYLSPDLSKIFSNCPKAMRRLLSDCLKFQREERPLFPQILATIELLQRSLPKIERSASEPSLHRTQADELPACLLSAARLVP
- the Araf gene encoding serine/threonine-protein kinase A-Raf isoform X1, which encodes MEPPRGPTASGAEPARAVGTVKVYLPNKQRTVVTVRDGMSVYDSLDKALKVRGLNQDCCVVYRLIKGRKTVTAWDTAIAPLDGEELIVEVLEDVPLTMHNFVRKTFFSLAFCDFCLKFLFHGFRCQTCGYKFHQHCSSKVPTVCVDMSTNCRQSVRFYHSIQDLSGSSRQQEVPSNISVNELLTPQGPSFLSVSPYTQPCDLEHFSFPAPANPPLQRIRSTSTPNVHMVSTTAPMDSSLMQFTAQSFSTDAAGRSGDGAPRGSPSPASVSSGRKSPHSKSPSEQRERKSLADEKKKVKNLGYRDSGYYWEVPPSEVQLLKRIGTGSFGTVFRGRWHGDVAVKVLKVAQPTAEQAQAFKNEMQVLRKTRHVNILLFMGFMTRPGFAIITQWCEGSSLYHHLHVADTRFDMVQLIDVARQTAQGMDYLHAKNIIHRDLKSNNIFLHEGLTVKIGDFGLATVKTRWSGAQPLEQPSGSVLWMAAEVIRMQDPNPYSFQSDVYAYGVVLYELMTGSLPYSHIGSRDQIIFMVGRGYLSPDLSKIFSNCPKAMRRLLSDCLKFQREERPLFPQILATIELLQRSLPKIERSASEPSLHRTQADELPACLLSAARLVP
- the Araf gene encoding serine/threonine-protein kinase A-Raf isoform X3 yields the protein MEPPRGPTASGAEPARAVGTVKVYLPNKQRTVVTVRDGMSVYDSLDKALKVRGLNQDCCVVYRLIKGRKTVTAWDTAIAPLDGEELIVEVLEDVPLTMHNFVRKTFFSLAFCDFCLKFLFHGFRCQTCGYKFHQHCSSKVPTVCVDMSTNCRQSVRFYHSIQDLSGSSRQQEVPSNISVNELLTPQGPSPYTQPCDLEHFSFPAPANPPLQRIRSTSTPNVHMVSTTAPMDSSLMQFTAQSFSTDAAGRSGDGAPRGSPSPASVSSGRKSPHSKSPSEQRERKSLADEKKKVKNLGYRDSGYYWEVPPSEVQLLKRIGTGSFGTVFRGRWHGDVAVKVLKVAQPTAEQAQAFKNEMQVLRKTRHVNILLFMGFMTRPGFAIITQWCEGSSLYHHLHVADTRFDMVQLIDVARQTAQGMDYLHAKNIIHRDLKSNNIFLHEGLTVKIGDFGLATVKTRWSGAQPLEQPSGSVLWMAAEVIRMQDPNPYSFQSDVYAYGVVLYELMTGSLPYSHIGSRDQIIFMVGRGYLSPDLSKIFSNCPKAMRRLLSDCLKFQREERPLFPQILATIELLQRSLPKIERSASEPSLHRTQADELPACLLSAARLVP
- the Araf gene encoding serine/threonine-protein kinase A-Raf isoform X4, whose product is MEPPRGPTASGAEPARAVGTVKVYLPNKQRTVVTVRDGMSVYDSLDKALKVRGLNQDCCVVYRLIKGRKTVTAWDTAIAPLDGEELIVEVLEDVPLTMHNFVRKTFFSLAFCDFCLKFLFHGFRCQTCGYKFHQHCSSKVPTVCVDMSTNCRQFYHSIQDLSGSSRQQEVPSNISVNELLTPQGPSPYTQPCDLEHFSFPAPANPPLQRIRSTSTPNVHMVSTTAPMDSSLMQFTAQSFSTDAAGRSGDGAPRGSPSPASVSSGRKSPHSKSPSEQRERKSLADEKKKVKNLGYRDSGYYWEVPPSEVQLLKRIGTGSFGTVFRGRWHGDVAVKVLKVAQPTAEQAQAFKNEMQVLRKTRHVNILLFMGFMTRPGFAIITQWCEGSSLYHHLHVADTRFDMVQLIDVARQTAQGMDYLHAKNIIHRDLKSNNIFLHEGLTVKIGDFGLATVKTRWSGAQPLEQPSGSVLWMAAEVIRMQDPNPYSFQSDVYAYGVVLYELMTGSLPYSHIGSRDQIIFMVGRGYLSPDLSKIFSNCPKAMRRLLSDCLKFQREERPLFPQILATIELLQRSLPKIERSASEPSLHRTQADELPACLLSAARLVP